A window of the Danio aesculapii chromosome 10, fDanAes4.1, whole genome shotgun sequence genome harbors these coding sequences:
- the stoml2 gene encoding stomatin-like protein 2, mitochondrial produces the protein MIRTAVCRVGGGLLKHSRQTVPALWGTRAQQRWASSLPMNTVVLFVPQQEAWVVERMGRFHRILEPGLNFLIPILDRIRYVQSLKEIVIDVPEQSAVSLDNVTLQIDGVLYLRILDPFKASYGVEDPEYAVTQLAQTTMRSELGKLTLDKVFRERESLNSNIVHSINQASDDWGIRCLRYEIKDIHVPPRVKESMQMQVEAERRKRATVLESEGTRESAINVAEGRKQAQILASEGEKAEQINKAAGEANAVLAKAEAKAKAIRLLSEALTQQNGNAAASLSVAEQYVSAFSKLAKESNTILLPSNTGDISSMVTQAMTIYGSLSKNQTHSPAVTTTTPDTLEENTASEMETGQK, from the exons ATGATCCGGACGGCGGTGTGTCGAGTAGGCGGCGGGCTTTTAAAG CATTCGCGGCAGACTGTGCCTGCATTATGGGGAACCCGAGCGCAGCAGCGATGGGCCTCCAGTCTTCCCATGAACACTGTGGTTCTGTTCGTGCCCCAGCAGGAGGCTTGGGTGGTGGAGAGGATGGGACGCTTTCATAGAATCCTGGAACCG GGTCTAAATTTCTTAATTCCAATCCTGGACAGAATTAGATATGTTCAGAGCCTCAAAGAGATCGTGATAGATGTGCCGGAGCAGTCAGCTGTTAGTCTTG ACAATGTGACCCTGCAGATAGATGGAGTTTTATACCTCAGGATTCTTGACCCTTTTAAG GCCTCTTATGGAGTTGAGGATCCGGAGTATGCCGTCACTCAGCTGGCACAGACTACAATGAGATCAGAGCTGGGAAAACTCACCCTGGACAAAGTGTTTAGG GAAAGAGAATCGCTGAATTCCAATATTGTGCATTCAATAAACCAGGCGTCGGATGACTGGGGGATTCGATGTCTCCGATATGAGATTAAAGACATTCACGTTCCTCCACGAGTAAAAGAGTCTATGCAAATGCAG GTTGAGGCGGAGCGGAGGAAGAGAGCCACTGTTCTAGAGTCTGAGGGAACCAGAGAATCAGCCATCAATGTGGCGGAGGGTCGCAAACAGGCTCAGATCCTGGCATCTGAGGGAGAGAAGGCTGAACAGATTAATAAAGCTgctg GTGAAGCAAACGCTGTCTTGGCTAAAGCTGAAGCAAAGGCCAAAGCCATTCGGCTGCTGTCTGAAGCTCTTACTCAACAG AACGGAAATGCTGCAGCATCTTTAAGCGTAGCTGAACAGTACGTCTCTGCTTTCTCCAAACTGGCCAAAGAGAGCAACACCATCTTACTACCCTCAAACACAGGAGACATCAGCAGTATGGTCACTCAG GCTATGACGATTTACGGGAGTTTATCCAAGAATCAAACCCACAGCCCAGCAGTCACCACTACGACTCCTGACACTTTGGAAGAAAATACAGCATCTGAAATGGAAACTGGACAGAAATAA